One part of the Ochotona princeps isolate mOchPri1 chromosome 3, mOchPri1.hap1, whole genome shotgun sequence genome encodes these proteins:
- the LOC131479807 gene encoding elongation factor 1-beta-like — protein MGFGDLKSPAGLQVLNDYLADKSYIEGYVPSQADVAVLEAVSSPSPADLCHALRWYNHIKSYEKEKASLPGVKKALGKYGPADVEDTTGSGGTDGKDDDDIDLFGSDDEEESEEAKKLREERLAQYESKKAKKPALVAKSSILLDVKPWDDETDMEKLEECVRSIQADGLVWGSSKLVPVGYGIKKLQIQCVVEDDKVGTDMLEEQITAFEDYVQSMDVAAFNKI, from the coding sequence ATGGGGTTCGGAGACCTGAAAAGCCCTGCCGGCCTCCAGGTGCTCAACGATTACCTGGCGGACAAGAGCTACATCGAGGGGTATGTGCCATCCCAAGCTGATGTGGCAGTACTCGAAGCCGTGTCGAGCCCGTCGCCTGCCGACTTGTGTCATGCCCTGCGCTGGTATAATCACATCAAGTCCTACGAGAAGGAGAAGGCCAGCTTGCCAGGAGTGAAAAAAGCTTTGGGCAAGTATGGCCCTGCAGATGTGGAAGACACCACGGGAAGTGGAGGCACAGATGGTAAAGACGACGACGACATTGACCTCTTTGGGTCCGACGATGAGGAGGAAAGTGAAGAGGCGAAGAAGCTAAGGGAAGAACGGCTTGCTCAGTACGAGTCTAAGAAAGCCAAAAAACCTGCACTTGTTGCCAAGTCTTCCATCTTGCTAGATGTGAAACCTTGGGATGATGAAACGGATATGGAAAAATTGGAGGAGTGTGTCAGGAGTATTCAAGCAGACGGCTTGGTCTGGGGCTCCTCTAAACTAGTGCCCGTGGGCTATGGGATTAAGAAGCTGCAGATACAGTGCGTGGTTGAAGATGACAAGGTGGGGACGGACATGCTGGAGGAGCAGATCACGGCTTTTGAGGACTACGTGCAGTCCATGGACGTGGCTGCCTTCAACAAGATCTAA